One Roseimaritima multifibrata DNA window includes the following coding sequences:
- a CDS encoding DUF1559 family PulG-like putative transporter — protein MPDFSLPGPQAFRPVPSPCIKICKLNQDQICTGCGRSRAEIGNWSNWSNPARRACLQRAEDRLNAADWLTDTQPESDAQTDSKPPRSGFTLVELLVVIAIIGILVGLLLPAVQAVREAARKTQCKNNLHQLGIALHMYHDVHKSLPMGCLEWRSFSSPPTHRQMAWSAMLLPFLEQQNVHDQIDFGLAFDAPENAAAAAQRISAYECPTAPEKIQTRGRTDYGGLYGERINDSIPEDGLFLYETAISFRGIRDGLTQTLAVAEDVGGPDSEWINGRNVFVQAYGINDPEAWVGDNEIRSLHPSGAIVLFADGRTQFMAETIDKTILGKLITRSGGETVSASDF, from the coding sequence ATGCCAGATTTTTCGTTACCCGGACCTCAAGCCTTTCGGCCTGTGCCGTCCCCGTGCATCAAAATTTGCAAGCTGAACCAAGATCAAATCTGCACCGGCTGCGGAAGGTCTCGAGCCGAAATCGGAAACTGGTCGAATTGGTCCAATCCAGCGCGTCGGGCATGCCTCCAACGCGCCGAGGATCGACTGAATGCTGCCGACTGGCTGACCGATACCCAACCGGAATCCGACGCCCAAACCGACAGCAAACCACCTCGATCCGGCTTCACACTTGTCGAACTGTTGGTGGTGATAGCGATCATTGGAATTTTGGTCGGGCTGCTTCTTCCCGCGGTGCAAGCGGTCCGCGAAGCGGCAAGGAAAACACAGTGCAAAAACAATCTCCATCAGCTGGGGATCGCTTTGCACATGTACCACGACGTTCATAAAAGCCTCCCCATGGGCTGCTTGGAATGGCGCAGTTTTTCCTCCCCTCCAACGCACCGGCAGATGGCTTGGTCGGCGATGCTGTTGCCCTTTTTGGAACAGCAAAACGTTCACGACCAAATCGATTTTGGGCTCGCCTTTGATGCCCCCGAAAACGCTGCCGCAGCCGCTCAACGAATCTCCGCATACGAATGCCCAACGGCCCCTGAAAAAATCCAAACTCGCGGCCGAACCGACTATGGCGGGCTGTATGGCGAACGGATCAATGACTCGATCCCCGAAGACGGGCTGTTTCTTTATGAGACCGCGATTTCTTTCCGCGGCATTCGCGATGGATTGACTCAAACGCTGGCCGTTGCCGAGGACGTTGGCGGCCCGGACAGCGAATGGATCAACGGTCGAAACGTGTTCGTCCAAGCCTACGGAATCAACGATCCGGAAGCCTGGGTCGGAGACAACGAAATCCGCTCATTGCACCCCAGCGGAGCGATCGTGTTATTCGCCGATGGACGAACTCAGTTCATGGCCGAAACCATCGACAAAACGATCCTCGGCAAATTGATCACTCGATCGGGCGGAGAAACCGTGTCGGCATCCGACTTTTAG
- a CDS encoding aldose 1-epimerase family protein, with protein sequence MQISSDSAIQWEQTPTLCEVVQRVSGAADANVSLRRGRFVSGAADGVEVIQIDTGAICVWVLPTRGMGIWKIQAGEQTLGWKSPVEGPVHPALVPIHDDSGIGWLEGFDELLVRCGLESNGAPEWDADGKLIYPLHGRIANLPAGNLKVEFDAESGRLTLSGQVNESRLFFKNLQLESCLTVTAGQSQVQVEDRVTNRMSQPAKTQMLYHINVGVPLLSAGAKVRIASTDVTGKDATSQAEIEQWNQVGPPVSGYGERVYFIAPEATGDWSAALLQSADSQQGLGVAFDTTTLPHLVMWKNTAAVEDGYVVGLEPATNLPNQRSQEEAAGRIVSLEPGGTVVYRLSLNVLQSATEVEGFASQHRLL encoded by the coding sequence ATGCAGATTTCGAGTGATTCCGCGATTCAGTGGGAGCAAACGCCAACGTTGTGCGAGGTTGTGCAGCGAGTTAGTGGAGCAGCGGATGCGAACGTAAGTTTGCGACGCGGACGTTTTGTCTCAGGTGCGGCCGACGGCGTTGAAGTCATTCAGATCGATACCGGCGCCATTTGTGTTTGGGTCTTGCCTACCCGAGGAATGGGGATCTGGAAGATTCAGGCCGGCGAGCAGACCTTGGGATGGAAATCGCCTGTCGAAGGGCCGGTCCATCCTGCTCTGGTACCAATCCATGACGACAGTGGGATTGGCTGGTTGGAGGGATTTGACGAATTGCTGGTCCGCTGCGGATTGGAAAGTAACGGAGCCCCCGAGTGGGATGCCGATGGGAAATTGATCTATCCGCTGCACGGGCGAATCGCCAACCTGCCAGCCGGAAATCTGAAGGTTGAATTCGATGCTGAGAGCGGACGTTTGACACTCTCGGGACAGGTCAATGAATCGCGATTGTTTTTCAAAAATCTGCAACTGGAATCGTGCCTGACGGTCACTGCCGGCCAGTCGCAGGTTCAGGTCGAAGACCGCGTGACCAACCGGATGTCGCAGCCTGCCAAGACTCAGATGTTGTACCACATCAATGTGGGCGTCCCGCTGTTGTCCGCTGGCGCCAAGGTCCGGATCGCCAGTACCGATGTGACCGGAAAAGACGCCACATCCCAGGCGGAAATCGAACAATGGAATCAGGTCGGACCGCCCGTTTCTGGATATGGCGAACGGGTTTATTTCATCGCCCCAGAGGCCACCGGCGATTGGTCGGCCGCCCTTCTTCAGTCGGCCGATTCCCAGCAAGGGCTGGGGGTCGCTTTTGATACGACGACCCTGCCCCACTTGGTGATGTGGAAAAACACCGCTGCGGTTGAGGATGGGTATGTCGTCGGATTGGAACCGGCGACCAATTTGCCGAACCAACGCAGCCAAGAGGAAGCCGCCGGACGAATCGTTAGCCTCGAACCGGGCGGGACGGTTGTGTACCGTCTGAGCTTAAATGTCTTGCAGTCGGCTACCGAGGTCGAAGGGTTTGCCTCGCAGCACCGCTTGCTGTAG
- a CDS encoding DUF1598 domain-containing protein, which yields MEFVSGLKTTTWRDVLFGVLVVGLSSLVSVEIVHAQAVVSAAAAGEFAVARAALEQAPANQRDPGWAGLAEQQAAARAWTGASRSLSHVADPADQAAGIRAVRDNRFGAGSLADFSSLMNLIQTTVAPESWEETMGGPSTMAPYYGGIVVDSSGLVTELVTSENLRNRSGFPSDLLLAPSADAGRSNDSLLPDWTRPAKRRYVSLKRLGAEWVRIQALGKAPSASLYNLAGLSEVDYVFIDSVNEDVVLSGPVGGIVTSDDWPRDRLTGNVPWQLPMLLAVVQAVESGQSFGCTIDPTNKGIAQSLQVAERIGNKQIPVADAAEAMREALGRQRVEVFGTEPDSMLAWFLVDADRHMKQLALEQHPLPDSVPSYLDQVTAMIGQGVPSGTLLRLWFTGQPLSVQADADRTVFKVTGVPCRLVSEDQRPDVNGNRRPVATDPRSHRFVRDFNQHLPAISRQYPIYHSLQNLYRMAAVAQLLKQHVPDQVRRPMQAPFLVRGNTTTISPLPVPTSVDSIAVMQSVRHGSKRHHIIVASGGIHLDPTNTLQPNLETYQTLASVRSPAASKPTPSDHWWWDGNELESE from the coding sequence ATGGAATTTGTGAGTGGACTGAAAACGACAACTTGGCGAGACGTCCTCTTCGGCGTTCTGGTCGTGGGATTGAGCTCGCTTGTCTCCGTTGAAATCGTTCACGCTCAAGCGGTCGTCAGCGCGGCGGCTGCCGGTGAATTTGCGGTTGCTCGAGCGGCGTTGGAACAAGCGCCCGCGAATCAGCGTGATCCTGGATGGGCTGGCTTAGCTGAACAGCAAGCCGCTGCGAGGGCTTGGACGGGGGCATCGCGATCGCTTTCCCATGTCGCTGATCCCGCTGATCAGGCTGCAGGGATTCGAGCCGTCCGCGACAATCGTTTTGGAGCCGGTAGCCTTGCGGATTTTTCTTCCTTGATGAATCTGATTCAGACCACCGTCGCGCCGGAATCATGGGAAGAAACGATGGGAGGGCCCTCCACGATGGCGCCCTACTATGGCGGGATCGTGGTCGATTCAAGCGGCTTGGTGACCGAACTGGTGACCTCGGAAAATCTACGGAATCGCTCCGGTTTTCCCTCGGACCTATTATTGGCCCCCAGTGCGGATGCAGGTCGTTCAAACGACAGCCTCTTGCCCGATTGGACGCGGCCCGCGAAACGACGATACGTTTCACTGAAGCGTTTGGGGGCGGAGTGGGTGCGGATTCAGGCCCTGGGGAAAGCTCCCTCCGCTTCGCTTTATAACTTAGCTGGGCTATCGGAAGTCGATTACGTCTTTATCGATTCGGTCAATGAAGATGTTGTGCTGAGTGGGCCCGTTGGCGGAATCGTTACATCCGATGATTGGCCTCGCGATCGTCTGACGGGAAACGTACCCTGGCAGTTACCGATGCTGTTGGCGGTGGTTCAAGCGGTTGAATCGGGGCAGTCCTTTGGCTGCACGATCGATCCGACCAACAAAGGAATTGCTCAGTCGTTGCAGGTGGCTGAACGGATTGGAAATAAACAGATCCCGGTCGCCGACGCTGCGGAGGCAATGCGAGAGGCGCTGGGGCGACAACGTGTGGAGGTTTTTGGGACGGAACCCGACAGCATGCTGGCCTGGTTTTTGGTCGATGCGGATCGGCACATGAAACAATTGGCGTTGGAGCAGCACCCGCTTCCCGACAGTGTCCCCAGTTACTTAGATCAAGTAACCGCGATGATCGGTCAAGGAGTGCCCAGTGGTACGTTGTTGCGATTGTGGTTCACCGGTCAGCCGTTATCGGTCCAGGCGGACGCGGATCGGACGGTCTTTAAAGTGACAGGCGTTCCCTGTCGCTTGGTTTCCGAAGATCAGCGGCCGGACGTCAACGGAAATCGTAGGCCGGTCGCAACCGATCCCCGAAGTCATCGCTTCGTCCGCGATTTCAATCAGCATCTGCCTGCGATTTCTCGACAGTATCCGATCTATCATTCGCTGCAGAATTTGTACCGTATGGCCGCCGTTGCCCAGTTGCTAAAACAGCATGTTCCCGACCAGGTTCGGCGGCCTATGCAGGCTCCGTTTCTGGTCCGTGGAAATACCACCACGATCAGCCCGCTGCCGGTGCCGACCAGTGTGGATTCGATTGCGGTAATGCAATCGGTGCGTCACGGCAGTAAACGACACCACATCATTGTCGCCAGCGGAGGCATCCATTTGGATCCAACAAACACGCTTCAGCCAAATTTGGAAACCTATCAAACGTTGGCCAGCGTGCGATCTCCGGCAGCCTCCAAGCCAACTCCATCGGATCATTGGTGGTGGGACGGTAATGAACTGGAAAGCGAATAG
- a CDS encoding RNA polymerase sigma factor → MIQRPTKETELSSNSAPDHHQQIQGWVERYERPLLSYALKMNGGNREAAQDAVQETFLRLCREDSSLLEGRIAAWLFTVCRTRVIDMQRLHTPQVLKPDQMSQVESEQGSPCDAAEQVDEQRRLATLVADLPARQKEVLRLRLQAGLSYREIAEVTGITVSNVGVQLHAAVTTLRSRLRTN, encoded by the coding sequence ATGATCCAACGCCCTACGAAGGAAACCGAATTGTCATCGAACTCGGCCCCCGATCATCACCAGCAAATCCAAGGCTGGGTGGAGCGTTACGAACGCCCTCTGCTTTCGTACGCGCTGAAGATGAACGGTGGGAATCGCGAAGCGGCTCAGGATGCGGTGCAAGAGACCTTCTTGCGATTGTGCCGCGAAGATTCCTCTCTGCTTGAGGGGCGGATCGCGGCTTGGCTGTTTACCGTCTGCCGAACTCGGGTGATTGACATGCAACGTCTCCATACGCCACAGGTTTTAAAACCGGACCAGATGTCTCAGGTGGAAAGCGAGCAGGGAAGTCCCTGTGATGCCGCCGAACAAGTTGACGAACAACGGCGACTTGCCACCTTGGTCGCCGACCTGCCGGCTCGCCAAAAAGAAGTCCTCCGGCTGCGACTTCAAGCCGGCCTCAGCTACCGCGAGATTGCGGAGGTGACGGGCATTACCGTCAGCAACGTCGGCGTCCAATTACACGCCGCCGTCACCACGCTTCGCTCCCGCTTGCGGACGAACTGA
- a CDS encoding DUF4465 domain-containing protein — MNASRFLLIALATTVLPLSASAATMISFDELSLSPNSYFDGHGAGASSGTWTSQGATFNTGTYGPGWSYSNVSDNTTAGHTNQWSAVPGTDASGSGNYVIGTTFSPNGAYFNLPGSEKISSIAVTNATYAYLSMLNGDAFAKEFGGTTGDDEDFFQVTFTGFDSSNAGGSSLGSVDFFLADYRFADNADDYIIDSWQTVDLSSLGNARSIGISLASSDVGMFGMNTPAYVAIDNIAFQAAAVPEPTSLLCIGALVLATSARRIRNRFASLAS, encoded by the coding sequence ATGAACGCTTCACGATTCCTTTTGATTGCCTTGGCGACCACCGTTTTGCCACTGTCAGCTTCCGCAGCAACGATGATCAGCTTTGACGAATTATCGCTCAGCCCCAACAGCTATTTCGATGGCCATGGCGCCGGTGCGAGCTCTGGAACCTGGACATCGCAGGGAGCCACCTTTAACACAGGGACTTACGGCCCTGGCTGGAGCTATTCCAACGTCTCCGACAACACCACCGCCGGCCACACCAACCAGTGGTCTGCCGTCCCGGGGACCGACGCAAGCGGTAGCGGGAACTACGTTATCGGCACCACGTTCAGTCCCAACGGCGCCTATTTTAATCTTCCCGGCAGTGAAAAGATCTCTTCGATCGCGGTCACGAACGCCACCTACGCCTACCTCTCCATGCTTAATGGTGACGCGTTCGCAAAAGAGTTTGGGGGGACGACCGGCGACGACGAAGACTTTTTCCAAGTCACCTTCACAGGATTTGACAGTTCAAACGCTGGAGGTTCGTCTCTTGGTTCGGTCGACTTCTTTTTGGCCGATTACCGTTTCGCGGACAATGCAGACGACTACATCATCGATAGTTGGCAGACCGTTGACCTATCCTCGCTGGGGAACGCTCGCTCGATCGGCATCTCATTGGCCAGCAGTGATGTAGGGATGTTTGGGATGAACACACCCGCCTACGTTGCCATCGATAACATTGCATTCCAAGCGGCCGCCGTCCCTGAACCAACCAGTCTGTTGTGCATAGGAGCGTTGGTATTAGCCACTAGCGCTCGCCGAATCCGCAATCGATTCGCGTCGCTCGCCAGCTGA
- the tadA gene encoding tRNA adenosine(34) deaminase TadA translates to MDFSFEGDPDSDAVHARWMSMAIELAMQAAREDEVPVGAVIVHNKRAIGAAYNQREALHDPTAHAEMIAITQAAEALGDWRLEGCTLYVTLEPCPMCAGAILQGRVPNVVFGATDPKAGAVTSLYQMLNDPRLNHRCEVQAGLFKERCGKLLTDFFASKRAMGKK, encoded by the coding sequence ATGGATTTCAGCTTTGAGGGTGATCCCGATAGCGATGCCGTGCATGCCCGCTGGATGTCGATGGCGATTGAATTGGCCATGCAAGCGGCTCGGGAAGACGAAGTCCCCGTCGGCGCGGTGATTGTGCACAATAAGCGAGCCATCGGAGCCGCTTACAACCAGCGAGAGGCTTTGCATGATCCGACGGCCCACGCCGAAATGATCGCCATCACGCAGGCGGCCGAGGCCCTTGGCGATTGGCGTCTGGAAGGCTGCACGTTGTACGTGACTTTGGAACCTTGTCCGATGTGTGCCGGAGCGATTCTGCAGGGCCGAGTCCCCAACGTCGTGTTTGGTGCAACCGATCCTAAGGCCGGAGCCGTGACCAGTTTGTATCAGATGCTGAACGACCCACGCCTAAATCATCGCTGCGAAGTTCAGGCGGGCTTATTCAAAGAACGCTGCGGCAAATTGTTAACCGATTTCTTCGCCAGCAAACGAGCGATGGGCAAGAAGTAG
- a CDS encoding YfbK domain-containing protein, whose amino-acid sequence MTDLNPNDPRITEYVMEGMTAAERAEFEQQMAQNPELQEAVREVTMLSQDLRGLFGSEESPALDPARRQSIAQASVAQASPPAPIRTHSNKTWLSIAAIGIPLVACLAGGNYVYRSLQSGSTGDVAFNSSTDLGGDTEFTPATDAPTQLNVPDSASIASAEQPLIESVAESAGRKESERQQSQQSNELHSLQAGGIPGVPPRATEWAPSGLPGMEMDMEGDMGMEMGRGGMNMGMAGGMGTEGGMGMAGGGDAPFSSPSADDSSKSSDAPQPSAPRFESQLQPGTDSLSTRLAKSPNTDERGRGVAGMPAASHPELETYSVELRTTKDSAESMMQMVTPRIIIQEEEELAQTGFEIAEGSSGDRFKSITDNPFMPVTKAPQSTFSIDVDTASYSKVRSYIRQNHLPQPSAVRIEELINYFNYDYSQATQPEAIERGSAEGGSAEGANEKIESDDADSTPPVPFGASVEIAACPWKPEHRLARIGIQGREIANEDRPASNLVFLLDVSGSMNQPNKLPLAVKGMQMLLKQLGENDRVAIVVYASATGLVLDSTSADQHATIFKALERLSAGGSTNGGDGIRLAYNVARDHFIEGGVNRVLLCTDGDFNVGTTSTDDLVELAEKESKGGIFLSVLAFGMGNHNDSMLEQISNRGNGNYAFIDAANEAHKVFVQQTNSTLVTIAKDVKIQVEFNPKEVSAYRLIGYENRMLKTEDFNNDAIDAGEIGAGHRVTALYEITPAANDAEMDQVPGPDVDDLRYQQEIKPSKRAMELSKQAKNGELLTLKIRYKEPEGQTSSKLTFPVRDSGHSFTEASEDFQFASAVAGFGMQLRNSPYKGDWSLAAIEETAESASSPDPYGLRNEFIDMVKAVRAITGEEE is encoded by the coding sequence ATGACCGATTTAAATCCCAACGATCCCCGCATCACCGAATATGTGATGGAAGGGATGACGGCCGCCGAGCGGGCCGAATTCGAGCAACAAATGGCTCAAAATCCGGAACTCCAAGAAGCGGTTCGCGAAGTCACGATGCTTTCGCAAGACCTGCGCGGACTCTTCGGCAGCGAAGAATCGCCAGCCCTCGATCCAGCACGCCGGCAATCGATCGCACAAGCCTCCGTCGCTCAAGCCTCACCTCCCGCTCCGATCCGAACGCATTCCAATAAAACTTGGTTAAGCATTGCGGCGATCGGGATCCCATTGGTCGCATGCCTCGCAGGAGGAAACTATGTCTATCGGTCGCTGCAGTCGGGATCGACTGGCGATGTCGCGTTCAATTCGTCAACCGATTTGGGTGGCGACACCGAATTCACTCCGGCAACCGACGCACCAACCCAGCTAAACGTTCCCGATTCGGCAAGCATCGCTTCCGCGGAACAACCGCTAATTGAAAGCGTTGCCGAAAGTGCGGGTCGCAAAGAGTCAGAGCGTCAACAGTCCCAACAAAGCAATGAACTCCATTCGCTCCAAGCAGGAGGAATTCCGGGCGTCCCACCGCGAGCCACCGAATGGGCGCCAAGTGGCTTGCCCGGGATGGAAATGGATATGGAGGGCGACATGGGCATGGAAATGGGTAGGGGCGGCATGAACATGGGCATGGCAGGCGGCATGGGCACCGAAGGCGGCATGGGCATGGCAGGCGGCGGGGACGCCCCCTTCAGTTCTCCCTCGGCGGACGATTCTTCCAAGTCTTCTGACGCCCCTCAACCGTCAGCGCCCCGTTTTGAATCGCAACTTCAACCGGGCACCGATTCATTGTCCACCCGCCTGGCAAAATCCCCTAACACTGACGAAAGGGGACGTGGAGTTGCGGGGATGCCAGCGGCCAGCCATCCCGAACTTGAAACTTACTCCGTCGAATTACGCACCACAAAAGACTCCGCAGAATCCATGATGCAGATGGTCACCCCACGCATCATCATCCAAGAGGAAGAAGAACTTGCCCAGACCGGTTTTGAAATCGCCGAAGGTTCCTCCGGCGACCGCTTTAAATCGATTACCGACAATCCCTTCATGCCCGTCACCAAGGCACCTCAAAGTACTTTTTCGATCGACGTCGACACGGCCTCTTACAGCAAAGTCCGCAGCTACATCCGTCAAAATCACCTTCCGCAACCTTCCGCGGTCCGGATCGAAGAATTAATCAATTACTTTAACTACGACTACAGCCAAGCGACCCAACCCGAGGCGATCGAACGTGGCTCCGCAGAGGGTGGCTCGGCAGAGGGTGCCAACGAAAAAATCGAATCCGACGACGCCGATTCAACTCCGCCGGTTCCCTTTGGCGCCTCGGTTGAAATTGCGGCCTGTCCCTGGAAGCCCGAACATCGGCTCGCTCGCATCGGCATCCAAGGCCGAGAGATCGCCAACGAAGATCGTCCGGCCAGCAACTTGGTCTTTTTGCTGGACGTATCGGGATCGATGAACCAGCCCAACAAACTTCCCCTGGCGGTGAAGGGAATGCAGATGCTGCTGAAACAATTGGGTGAAAATGATCGGGTGGCGATAGTCGTCTACGCCTCGGCAACCGGGTTGGTCCTCGATTCGACTTCGGCCGACCAACACGCCACCATTTTCAAGGCTCTGGAACGGCTATCGGCCGGGGGGAGCACCAACGGCGGGGATGGGATTCGTCTGGCCTACAACGTCGCTCGCGACCACTTCATTGAAGGGGGCGTCAACCGAGTCCTGCTTTGCACCGACGGCGATTTTAATGTCGGCACGACCAGCACCGATGATCTTGTCGAACTGGCCGAGAAAGAATCCAAAGGAGGCATTTTTCTTTCGGTTCTGGCGTTTGGGATGGGAAACCATAACGATTCGATGTTGGAACAGATCAGCAACCGCGGCAACGGCAACTACGCTTTCATCGATGCTGCCAACGAAGCCCACAAGGTTTTTGTCCAGCAGACCAACAGCACTTTGGTGACGATCGCCAAGGACGTAAAAATCCAAGTTGAATTCAATCCCAAGGAAGTCAGCGCCTACCGCCTGATCGGTTACGAAAACCGGATGCTAAAAACAGAAGATTTTAATAACGACGCGATCGATGCAGGCGAAATCGGAGCAGGGCACCGCGTCACGGCCCTTTATGAAATCACTCCAGCGGCCAACGATGCCGAAATGGACCAAGTCCCCGGTCCGGACGTCGACGACTTGCGTTACCAGCAGGAAATCAAACCTTCCAAACGAGCCATGGAACTTTCTAAGCAAGCGAAGAATGGCGAATTGCTGACTTTGAAAATTCGGTACAAGGAACCCGAGGGTCAAACCAGCTCCAAACTAACCTTTCCGGTTCGCGACTCCGGTCATTCGTTCACCGAAGCGAGCGAGGACTTTCAGTTTGCCAGTGCCGTCGCCGGGTTCGGAATGCAGCTGCGGAATTCACCCTACAAAGGGGATTGGTCTTTAGCGGCGATCGAAGAAACCGCCGAAAGCGCCTCCAGCCCCGATCCCTACGGCCTGCGAAACGAATTCATAGACATGGTGAAAGCGGTCCGAGCGATCACAGGCGAAGAGGAATAA
- a CDS encoding TonB-dependent receptor plug domain-containing protein, whose product MPRTGLRLKIVLFIGITGCFGYVHAQDAGAQLPNAPIANADDASAETVQEAVNGDADPETFDTLPMAPETTVTPPQNRSSNTGSGSPLANPGSAPVAVPAQVSSNDTGNSTSANGTSNVPSNSVVTDSRSLRPGNQVGSSMTVISREAIRNTGQASVAAVLRSVPGLDVVSQGGPGQQTSVFMRGANSNQTKVMLDGMPMNDPGSPGRGFDFSTLTVDEVERIEVLRGPQSTLYGSDAIGGVINIITRKGGEPITVVSSEGGSFSSSRTTARTAGGNDRLYYALGGSYNDTNGFSAAALPPGNTEADFYRNGTISGRLGWQATEQLAVDIVARHTDSDTGTDGFPPPTFTLQDDLSSLEQVSTVMRAQATWTTADGIWSHRLGSGYSEFERTFFSDFGGTFYGRTGRLDWQNDLLLVDQEDVRWQLTSGIDFLEEVARNDTVPQARQGNLAGYFQTNIDLNDRLFLGAGARWDDYSRAGSAFTYRITGRYNATEATALHGAIGTGFRAPALDELLGLVGNPLLNPEQSKGWEAGVQQRLLDQQITLDATYFRNDFNDLIQFEFDPLAPGPFGGTLQNVKQALASGVELTSLWALTDETTLFANYTFTDTRDRSTGDPLLRRPKNKWAFGFSRYYPNNRANVTLQALYVGDRTDVGTVLDDYWFVNLAAWYRFNESWRTFGRIDNLLAQDYQPVAGYQGTPFSAYAGLELRF is encoded by the coding sequence ATGCCCCGCACCGGTCTCCGCTTGAAAATAGTGCTATTCATCGGCATCACTGGCTGCTTTGGATATGTCCACGCGCAAGACGCAGGGGCTCAACTCCCAAACGCTCCCATCGCCAATGCCGACGATGCCTCCGCGGAGACCGTTCAAGAAGCAGTGAACGGGGACGCCGATCCGGAAACGTTCGACACGTTGCCAATGGCCCCGGAAACCACGGTGACTCCGCCTCAAAATCGCTCCAGCAACACCGGCTCTGGATCTCCGCTGGCCAATCCCGGAAGTGCTCCCGTTGCCGTGCCGGCTCAAGTGAGTTCAAACGATACCGGGAATTCGACTTCGGCCAACGGAACCTCAAACGTTCCCTCGAACTCGGTCGTCACCGATTCACGGTCGCTCCGCCCCGGCAACCAAGTCGGCAGTTCGATGACGGTGATCAGTCGTGAAGCGATCCGCAACACTGGTCAGGCAAGCGTTGCGGCGGTCCTCCGCAGTGTGCCTGGACTGGATGTGGTTTCGCAGGGAGGCCCAGGCCAACAGACTTCAGTCTTTATGCGTGGAGCGAATAGCAACCAAACCAAAGTGATGCTTGACGGGATGCCGATGAACGATCCAGGCAGCCCAGGTCGCGGCTTTGATTTTTCGACCCTCACCGTGGATGAAGTCGAACGGATTGAAGTTCTTCGGGGCCCCCAAAGCACGCTTTACGGCAGCGATGCCATCGGCGGTGTGATCAATATCATTACTCGCAAAGGTGGTGAACCGATCACCGTCGTCAGCAGCGAAGGCGGATCGTTTTCAAGCTCAAGAACAACCGCCCGCACGGCGGGCGGAAATGACCGTCTCTACTATGCGCTGGGAGGCAGCTACAACGACACAAACGGCTTTTCCGCCGCAGCCTTGCCCCCCGGGAATACGGAAGCCGACTTCTATCGAAACGGGACCATTTCCGGGCGACTTGGATGGCAGGCAACCGAACAGCTTGCAGTCGATATCGTTGCTCGGCACACCGATTCCGATACAGGAACCGATGGTTTTCCACCGCCAACCTTCACGCTCCAAGACGACCTTTCGTCCCTGGAACAGGTTTCCACGGTGATGCGTGCACAGGCGACCTGGACGACGGCCGATGGGATCTGGAGTCATCGGCTGGGTAGCGGGTATTCCGAATTTGAACGAACTTTCTTCTCCGATTTCGGAGGCACTTTCTACGGACGAACCGGGCGACTGGATTGGCAGAACGACCTCCTCCTGGTCGACCAAGAGGACGTTCGCTGGCAACTCACCAGCGGGATCGATTTCCTGGAAGAAGTCGCTCGGAACGATACGGTTCCCCAGGCAAGGCAGGGGAACTTAGCTGGATACTTCCAAACCAATATCGATTTAAATGATCGCTTGTTCCTCGGTGCCGGTGCCCGCTGGGACGATTACAGTCGAGCTGGTTCTGCGTTCACGTACCGGATTACCGGCCGGTACAATGCAACCGAAGCAACCGCATTGCACGGAGCAATCGGGACCGGATTCCGAGCTCCAGCACTCGATGAACTGCTCGGTTTAGTTGGCAACCCGCTGCTCAATCCGGAACAGAGCAAAGGCTGGGAAGCGGGGGTTCAGCAGCGCCTTCTTGATCAGCAAATCACTTTGGACGCGACTTACTTTCGCAACGACTTTAACGATCTGATCCAGTTCGAATTTGATCCACTGGCCCCCGGGCCGTTCGGCGGGACCCTGCAAAACGTCAAACAAGCACTCGCCTCCGGAGTCGAATTAACCAGTTTGTGGGCCCTGACCGATGAAACGACCCTGTTCGCCAACTACACCTTCACCGACACTCGAGACCGCTCCACAGGCGATCCGCTGTTGCGTCGCCCCAAGAATAAGTGGGCGTTTGGATTCAGCCGATACTATCCCAACAACCGAGCCAACGTCACCTTGCAGGCACTGTATGTAGGCGACCGAACGGATGTTGGCACGGTCCTGGATGACTACTGGTTCGTCAACCTTGCAGCCTGGTACCGGTTCAATGAATCATGGCGAACCTTTGGACGCATCGACAACCTCCTAGCCCAAGACTACCAACCGGTCGCCGGCTACCAAGGGACACCGTTTTCAGCCTACGCCGGACTGGAACTGAGGTTCTAG